Below is a window of Bacillus sp. 2205SS5-2 DNA.
TAGAGGCGTAATAGCCTATATACGATTGTTATCATTGCTCATTCCCTTTTTTGGATTATTGTTTGGCGTCGTATCTTTTATGGTTTTAAGTAGAAGTAAGTCGGAAAACATAACGGACTATGAGCAATATTTGGACTTTAAGATCGAACATTTTTATGAATGGAGACAGCAGGCTGAAGAAGCGAGGGAAATAATTCCAATCGACTTATCTATTCAAAGTCATAACCCCTTATTGTCCCAAGAATTCCTTATTAAGCACATGAATTTACTTCAACAAAAACAGGGACTTTATCTCAAAAAAGCATTGAATGTTAAAGACACAGAGGTATCTCACTACGCATCAACAACGATAAACTTATTAAAGGATCGTTTTCTGAAAAAAATCAAACAAACTAATAATGCTTATCACCCGGATTCAGTGAGGTATTATGTCACAATGTCATCTGTGTTAGAGGGTTATTGGAAAAGTGATATTCTTGAAGGCTTAGACCGGACCAAAATAATTTATGACCATTTAACGCTTTTAACGTCCTTTATTGCTCATCATAAACAAGAAAATCCAAAATTTCACATTCTATTGGCTGAAGTACATTTAGCCTTAAATGAGTTTGATAATGCTGAAAAAAAATTGATTGAGACGGCCAAACTATTTCCGAATGATGTACACGCTTTGGAATTACTTTTTCAACAATACGTTCAACAAAACCTCTGGAAGAAAGCTCAGGTGGTTATTAACTGCATTAAACGTGAAAATTTACTTAAAAAGACTAGTATTGAGTTTCAGATTGCTTTGCAACAGTTAGGAGATCGAACTTGATGAAATATAAAGTGATTATATGGGGAGTATTTGGTGTCATAGTTACTATCATTTTATTTCTCCAAATGTTTAGTACGACCCCGTCATTTTTTTATAATGAGATAAGTGGAAACCAACCATTAAAAGTCGAAACTATGTTGTCACAAGAACAATCAATTAAAGATATCTCCTTGCAGATTTATTTGATTGAGCCGAGAACAGAAAGTTCACTATCAAATCAAATTCAAGTCGCTTTGAATAATGCACGTTTACCTTTTCAACTAATCAAAGAAAAGGACCTATCGACTCTCACCCCCACGCCCTATAAAATCTTAATAACGGTCGAAGAATCGTACAGTGAATATCCCTTTGACGTTATAACATCGTTTGTAGAAAAAGGAGGAAGACTGTTAATTACTAAACGGGATTTCAGCCCAAAATGGAGTGAATGGGCGGGAGCTGAAAAGCAGGGGGATTATATGACAGAGGACATTTTTGGGCTGACCTTCAAAGAGAATTTGTTTCCTGCATACGAAGATATTTCTCCCCATGAAAACGACGCAGAGAACTTTATCGCACATAGCTCTTTAGATATGACACTAAAAAAAGAGACTACGCTTTATATAGAAAGTGAAGGAGTGCCAATTTTCTGGACGTATGAACAAGGTGAAGGGAAAATTGGCTTCTGGAATACGACATGGTTAGAAACGAAACTTTCTAGGGGCCTCTTTCTTCAATCCCTCAGTCTCCTTCCTCCTGTCTTTGTGAGTAGTTTTGCCGGAGTTGAAGTGGTATTTATTGATGATTTCCCCGCACCTTACCGGGCGGAGTTTTCGCAAATTAGAGAACAATTCAATGTATCGACAAAGTCATTTTTTAAAAATATTTGGTGGAAGCAAATGAAGGACCTTGCTAAAAAGCATGATCTAAAGTATACGTCCGCAATGATTGGATTGTATACCGATACATACCAACCAAATAGTCCACTTATTTCAGAGGGGTTGAATCATCGCTTATTGTTTTATGGCCGAGATATATTTTTAAACGGACATGAATTAGGTCTACATGGATATAATCATCAATCACTTGTGACAAAAAATGAACCAGTTGACGAGGAGTTAGGGTATGTTCCATGGAGAAACAAGCAACAGATGATGAACAGTTTAGCCAACATGGAAGAGATTATGAAAAAATATTATCCAAATCAACAGTTCTACACATATGTCCCACCGTCCAATATCATAAATGAAACGGGTTTATCTGCGCTAAAAAAAGAAGTGGAATCACTCGAAGTTATTTCATCCTTATATAACGGGGAAGAGGGAACAGCTTCTTTGATCCAAGAGTATGAAGTAGATACAGAGGACTCTTCCATTTTTCATTTGCCCCGTATTTCTAGTGGGTACAATCTAGAGGAGGTTGAAGAGTATGCTAAGGCTGATGCATTGGCCAATTTTGGGATGTTCAGTCATTTTATTCACCCGGATGATTTTCTAGATGAAGAACGTGCCGAAGGGAGAACATGGAATAATTTGTATCAAGACTTTGATGACTTTTTAACCGAAACCAATAAGGTCGTTCCGATTCTTTCCTCTTACACAGCACGTCAAGCAGCGAGCTATTTACGAGCCTATTTAGAGGCACAACCAACGATTGCGATTTCTGAGAATACACTCTTTATACAAGGAGAGTTGCCGAAACCTTATAATTTATTGATTCGCTTAAACGGTTTTAAGGGAGAAATAGAACCTAATAATCAAAACGTATC
It encodes the following:
- a CDS encoding tetratricopeptide repeat protein, translated to MNSQILLWVLFINMIISVVVTYIWQYLVHEENRGVIAYIRLLSLLIPFFGLLFGVVSFMVLSRSKSENITDYEQYLDFKIEHFYEWRQQAEEAREIIPIDLSIQSHNPLLSQEFLIKHMNLLQQKQGLYLKKALNVKDTEVSHYASTTINLLKDRFLKKIKQTNNAYHPDSVRYYVTMSSVLEGYWKSDILEGLDRTKIIYDHLTLLTSFIAHHKQENPKFHILLAEVHLALNEFDNAEKKLIETAKLFPNDVHALELLFQQYVQQNLWKKAQVVINCIKRENLLKKTSIEFQIALQQLGDRT
- a CDS encoding DUF2194 domain-containing protein — encoded protein: MKYKVIIWGVFGVIVTIILFLQMFSTTPSFFYNEISGNQPLKVETMLSQEQSIKDISLQIYLIEPRTESSLSNQIQVALNNARLPFQLIKEKDLSTLTPTPYKILITVEESYSEYPFDVITSFVEKGGRLLITKRDFSPKWSEWAGAEKQGDYMTEDIFGLTFKENLFPAYEDISPHENDAENFIAHSSLDMTLKKETTLYIESEGVPIFWTYEQGEGKIGFWNTTWLETKLSRGLFLQSLSLLPPVFVSSFAGVEVVFIDDFPAPYRAEFSQIREQFNVSTKSFFKNIWWKQMKDLAKKHDLKYTSAMIGLYTDTYQPNSPLISEGLNHRLLFYGRDIFLNGHELGLHGYNHQSLVTKNEPVDEELGYVPWRNKQQMMNSLANMEEIMKKYYPNQQFYTYVPPSNIINETGLSALKKEVESLEVISSLYNGEEGTASLIQEYEVDTEDSSIFHLPRISSGYNLEEVEEYAKADALANFGMFSHFIHPDDFLDEERAEGRTWNNLYQDFDDFLTETNKVVPILSSYTARQAASYLRAYLEAQPTIAISENTLFIQGELPKPYNLLIRLNGFKGEIEPNNQNVSVYQLNKGLFMVQLNELPIQLMIQSDAQRVEEGD